A stretch of DNA from Planococcus antarcticus DSM 14505:
AAAAGTACCCTTTTAAGGTTTCGATACCTATAAACCATTTTGACTTTCCCAGTCTCACAAATTCATCAACTATTACAAGGTTTGGTCGGTCTAAGCGGACGTTGCCTTCAGATATCAACTCAGCAACTAAAAACCTTCGTTTCCTCCTATAAGGAAACGAAGGAACTTTATTTCTTCGCGCGAGCATTAAAGTCTTTTTCAATATCTTTTTTCCAACTACGATCGATCTTTTTTCCTGTTCGGAAAGAAGTGACGGCCTCACTCAATACATCATAGTTTAACTGAGTCCCTTTAGCATCTGCATGGTAGTTAACCGCGAACTCCTCTTTTACTCCGAATTGACGCGCTGTCGCGACTGCGTCAATATTCGCACCAAGAAAGATGAATTCCCAATGAGCTTCGTTTTTCTTCATCGCAATCAGTTCATGAATTTTTTTATACGTGTATTCACAGCTGGAATTTTCCAACCCGTCGGTCGTAATAACAACCATTACTTTATCTGCTCGCTGTTCTGGCATCGTGCTTTTTTGGACGTTGCTTATTTTTTGAATCGTCGAACCGATTGCATCGAGCAACGCCGTCATTCCGCCTACCTCATAATCCGCTTCGGTCAGCGCAGAAACGCCTTTTAGCGAAATTCGGTCATGCAGCAGTTCATACCCTTGATTGAACAGCACTGTCGTAACACGGACCTCCCCAGGAAGCTTGCGCTGTTTTTCAATCAAGGCGTTAAAGCCATCGATTGTATCCTTCTCTAGCCCCGCCATTGACCCACTTTTGTCGAGAATAAAAACCAATTCCGTCGCTTCTTTTTTCATCGTATATTCCTCCTCAAGTTTTCTTTACAACTTAAAGATACGACTTTCGACGGGCGAAATGGTCGCTTTTAAAGCGACATTTCAAGCACCGAGAAGCATTTGATCAAACGCGAACAAAGCCTCGTTGATTTCATGGATATTGTAATTCTTCTGCTCAATAAAATAAAGAATGATCAAATCGAATTTATGGCTGCGCGATAGCCTGTATCCGGCTTTTTCAAGCAAATCCTCTGTTTCAGTTAGGTCCAGTTCAAGAGCCACTGCAAAAGCGATAATCGTCTTTTTCATCGGTGTATAGCCAGGAGAATTACGAATCTTAGAAAATAGCTTTCGATCGATATTCGCCTTTTTATAGGTTTCTGTATCTGTCATCTCTTTTTCGTCAATAAAACGGAGCAGTCGTTGTGAAAAGGATTCATTCATATTTTCAAAAATATCCTTCAAACTCTTCTTCGTTTGGGATTCCACTTTAACTTCTGCTTCTACACTATACAAAGCGGATTCTGAATCGCTTTTTTTGCGATACCGTGTATCTCTCTTCTCCAGCGCACTTACTTCATTTTCATCAATAAAAGCCGCAATCGATCGGTATAGCTTTTCACTGATTCCAAAAGACTGCTTGTCGAACACCACAAGGTACACATGCATTTCATGTGTCATCAGAAACCTTTCAATTGCGAAAATCGCAATTTGCAAAGCAGGCTCTTTTGGATAGCCAAAAATCCCAGTAGAAATGAGCGGAAAAGAAATTGAGTCACAACCAAGCCCGTAAGCAAGTTTGAGCGAGTTGCAGTAACAGTTTCGAAGCAATACTTCTTCGTCATTACCACCTCCTTGCCAGACAGGTCCAACCGTATGGATGATGTATTTGGCATTTAGCGAAAAAGCTTCTGTACACACCGCTCCGCCCACAGAACAATGACCAATCTGGTCGCATGCTTCTTGTAACGTCTGAGCCCCTGCAGCATTAAATATGGCGCCGCACACACCGCCACCCATTTTTAAGCTAGAGTTTGCAGCATTGACGATGGCACCGGTTTTCATCTTCGTAATGTCGTTTCGTACGATTTCTAGTGGCATGCTTTCATCTCCCTTGGTGATTTAGTTTTTTTTGCAAACCCATCCATTTAGTGCATTAATCAGATACTTCCATTTTCGCAAAATGAACTTTCAGCATGTCTTTCATCGCTCTTTTGTTGTCTGCAAATTGCTTGTGGCGATGACCGTTGCCACCCGAAGGATGTGGGAAACCTGAGAGAATTTGCTCACTTGAAACGATTTCTTTCTTTACTAGATAATTTAAGGCGTTCGAGACAGTTACACCTAAAGGAATAATCAAAGATTCACTTAAATTTATTAGTTCTGCCGCAAAATTTCCTGTAATGTAGTTCTTCAACATCTCATTTTTCAACAAACTCGGAGTAGATTCGCTACAATTCTTCCCATTACAAAACACGGAATAAGCAAGTTCTGACGTCGTATGGACGAAGTGGATGGCTTTCTTAAATAGCCCTGAGCTAGAAGATAAATCTAAATGCTCATTCAACTCCTGATCATTCAGCATTTTCACTAAATTCTTACACATGGGCCCTTCAAAACTAGAGTTATTCTTTGCTTGCCGAAGAATCTCTTCATCATTGTGTCGTCTCTCAGCTGCATCTATCACCGTCGAAAACGATTTTTTCATTTGATGAAATCCAGGTGTAATGCCAACAATCACCACTTTAGCTTCTTCATTTACATATTCAAAAGACGCATAGTAGATCTCCAGGTGTTTCTTTTCATCTCTTTCTAATAAAAACTCATCATTAATTCTTCTTTTGTAAACGACACAAGTATAGATTGAATCTGTTCTTTGTACTGCTAGAACGTAACGTATTTAGCAATTGCCATGAATCCTACTCCCTTTTATAAGGATGCTACAAATCTTTCATTTCCAGCATACTCCCTTCCCTTTTCCCTGATAATATTCGTATAGAAAGAAAATCTCAATAAATGTTTTGGAAGTTCCCATCATATGCTGTGTGAAGTTACTGTCGCTAGGGTATTCTTATATAGAAGACCCTAACGACAAAGCTTTCAGTAAATCGTCTGATGACTTTCGAAATGAAATAATTATACGAGCTAACAAAAGCAGAAAGGGGGCCATACGTGAAACAGTTCGCTATTATTATTCCAGCATATAAACCAGATCAAAAGTGCTTGAATACTGTCCAAAAAATAATCGAAGCAGGTTTTGAACATATTATCGTTGTCGATGATGGCAGCGGAAAAGAGTATTCACCTATATTTAACACACTGGAATCACATAAAGAAATAACGATATTACATCATGCCATTAACCAAGGAAAAGGGCGTGCTTTAAAAACGGCTTTCCACTATATACTTACGAATAATCTTCCTTTTGAAGCTGTCATCACAGCCGATGCGGATGGCCAGCATTTGGCAAATGACATGGTGCAGTTATCGCAACAATTGCTCAAGACACCCGATCAAGTGGTACTTGGTGCCAGGGATTTCACTAAAAAAGATATTCCATTCAGAAGTCGATTTGGCAATCGCTTTACGCGGTTGCTGTTTAGACTTTCAACCGGCGTTGTCCTCTCTGACACACAGACCGGATTAAGAGGCATTCCGGTCAACTACCTCCCTCAACTACTCTCGGTAATCGGTGAGCGATTTGAATATGAAATGAATGTTTTGGCGTATTTAGGAAAAAATAAGATCGATATAGTAGAAGTGACGATTGAAACCATCTATTTAGATGACAATGAATCCTCACACTTTCATCCCTTGAGGGATTCTTATCATATTTATAAAGTTTTCATTTTCTATGGATTGTCAGGAGGAGCATCTTTTGCACTGGACATCGGATTATATTGGATGTTTATCCAACTGCTTAAAGACCCGGCTCCTGGTTTATTCATTATTTTGGCAACCATTGCGGCCCGCATCTTGTCTTCATTATTTAATTATTACATCAACCGCAATAAAGTCTTTAAGCAAGGATCCAGCAAGTCGCTCGTGCGCTATTATTTATTGGCTGCGTTTATCATGCTGAGTTCTGCCGGTTCAGTCCATTTGCTTTACGCAGAATGGCTCGGACGCGGAGAAATCATTTTGAAACTAGGTGTGGATACCATTCTCTTTGTATTCGGCTTTGTGGTTCAACGTGCTTGGGTATTCCGTAAAGAATAATTGTAAAAAAATTTATAGCCAAAACAGAAATGAAATTTTCTGTTCTGGCTATTTTTTGATGGCTAATAAGCTTCTGGTAAAAACCTAAGTCTTCTATGCATACTGTAAGGAAATGATGTCTACTTCTTTCACTCAGTTGATTTTCTCCTTCAACTGAAATCACTGATACGAAAAGGTAAAATACGTCAATCCTTTTCTTGTTTCGTAGAAGATGACATTCAATTTAGCAATGAGTTTCAATTAGTTGTTGAAATTGTTTTAATGATTCGCATTGTGTAATTTTCTCAGTTTCATCAAGCAAAATGCTTCGAGACAAACTAACGTTTTTATTTTGTAGAAATTTTGCCAATTCATAATTGACCGACTTGAAAGTTGTCGTTTGGAATTTTAATAAAAATTCATAACTGCTTAGAGTCAATGTTACTTTTCGATCTTTTTCGAAAATCCATAAAGTAGTCCGCTAGTATCTGCATACAAGGCCCCCACTACATATTTTTTGAGGATGTTATTTTCAATCAGATGAATTAACCCAAGTCTGTGAGTTTTTTATAGTGACTCAAAAGATGCGCCAGCTGGAATATTGAAATTTAATTGTATTTTTCTTAAATCTTTTTCGATTTGGGCTTGTTGCCCTTGAGAATAGCCATTCCGTAGAACCACATTCGAATACAATTTAGCAAAAGACTCTGCTAATTGACCAAAACTCACTTCTAATTCACTGGTAGTTTTGTATAAATTCTCTAGGATAGCTCTCAGCGAGACATATTTGTAGGAAGTTGTTTTTACTGTTTGAGAAGACAGAACCTTCATGCTCACTGCCCATAAGTTCGTCTTCTGAAATAGCAGTGTAAATAGCAGTTCCTTCTTTCAACTTCCATCCTTCTGTGATTGATAAGTCTCCTTTCTACAAACAAAAAAATAGTAGACCGAAAGTTAACTTTCAATCTACTATTTCCTGTAATTTAAACAGAATCATATACCCTCGTCCAACATCTCCAAAAACTCCGCTTCACTTTCAGCTCCCATATGATCCGCCGCACTCAAGCCGTCAGGTCCAGGCAATGCAGGATCTGCTCCGTTTTCCACTAGCAGCAATGCACTGTCATATTCTCCGTACATAACGGCTGCTCCAAGTGCTGTCGAGTAATCATCGTTCGTATTGGCATCCGCTCCGGCATCTAATAAATACGACATAATAGTCATATCTCCAGAATAAGCAGCGTACATC
This window harbors:
- a CDS encoding vWA domain-containing protein is translated as MKKEATELVFILDKSGSMAGLEKDTIDGFNALIEKQRKLPGEVRVTTVLFNQGYELLHDRISLKGVSALTEADYEVGGMTALLDAIGSTIQKISNVQKSTMPEQRADKVMVVITTDGLENSSCEYTYKKIHELIAMKKNEAHWEFIFLGANIDAVATARQFGVKEEFAVNYHADAKGTQLNYDVLSEAVTSFRTGKKIDRSWKKDIEKDFNARAKK
- a CDS encoding macro domain-containing protein; this translates as MPLEIVRNDITKMKTGAIVNAANSSLKMGGGVCGAIFNAAGAQTLQEACDQIGHCSVGGAVCTEAFSLNAKYIIHTVGPVWQGGGNDEEVLLRNCYCNSLKLAYGLGCDSISFPLISTGIFGYPKEPALQIAIFAIERFLMTHEMHVYLVVFDKQSFGISEKLYRSIAAFIDENEVSALEKRDTRYRKKSDSESALYSVEAEVKVESQTKKSLKDIFENMNESFSQRLLRFIDEKEMTDTETYKKANIDRKLFSKIRNSPGYTPMKKTIIAFAVALELDLTETEDLLEKAGYRLSRSHKFDLIILYFIEQKNYNIHEINEALFAFDQMLLGA
- a CDS encoding bifunctional glycosyltransferase family 2/GtrA family protein, coding for MKQFAIIIPAYKPDQKCLNTVQKIIEAGFEHIIVVDDGSGKEYSPIFNTLESHKEITILHHAINQGKGRALKTAFHYILTNNLPFEAVITADADGQHLANDMVQLSQQLLKTPDQVVLGARDFTKKDIPFRSRFGNRFTRLLFRLSTGVVLSDTQTGLRGIPVNYLPQLLSVIGERFEYEMNVLAYLGKNKIDIVEVTIETIYLDDNESSHFHPLRDSYHIYKVFIFYGLSGGASFALDIGLYWMFIQLLKDPAPGLFIILATIAARILSSLFNYYINRNKVFKQGSSKSLVRYYLLAAFIMLSSAGSVHLLYAEWLGRGEIILKLGVDTILFVFGFVVQRAWVFRKE